The Mycobacterium avium subsp. avium genomic sequence CCGATCTACACCAGCATCTATTACCTGGACCATGAGCCGGCCATTTTCGCCGACTACAGCCACAACCCCTATTCGTTCACGCCGCACGTCGACGTCGACCTCGCGCCGGGCAAGCCGTGGAGCTACGAGCTGGATCTGTCCAAGCCCGAGGTGTACGCGATGGTCGTGGCCAGCACGGGCACCGAACCCGGCACGCCGGGGCTTCACTGCGATCTGACGGTCGACGGAGCCGTCGTGGTATCCAAGGACGGCCCCAAGGGCGTGCTCTGCTCGATCCGGCCCTGGTGAACCGTCCAGGACGACGGCACACCCGCGATCGGCTTCGGCTCACCTTCCAGCCGGCGCAGGTAACTCTCGACCAGCTGCACGGTTTCGGCGTGCCCGCTCGACATGCCGATCGCCTGCTCGAGCACCAGGAAGCGGGACAAGCTGGTCATCAGCACGGTCCACACCACCGGCGGCACGTCCCTGTTCTGCACCCCGTAACGCTCCAGCGCGGCGGCCACCGCCCGTTGTTGTTCGTCGCGGAAACGTTCTGCGTAGTAAGCGATTTCGGCCCGCATGTCTTTACGGTGGTTGGCCAGCGCCATGAATTCCATCGATATCTGGGTGAAGGCGGGATCCGTGCCGAACCGCCACACCGCCCACAACGGCTGATCGGACTGCAGCGCTTGCGCCTGCACCGCAAGGCCTTCCTCGGCACGGCGGCGGAAAACCTCGAGGAACAACTCCTCCATGGTGCGGAAGTAGTAGTGCACCAGTTGAGGTTTCAATCCCGCCCGGCTCGCCAGGCGCCGCGAAGTCACCGCCGCATAACCCTCTTCGAGCATCAACCGCTCGGCGGCATCGAGCAGCAGACCACGGTTTTTCGCGTCCGGCGCCCCGATCCTGCGGGCTCCCGAAGAGGCCCCGGACGAGGCTCCCGAAGAGGCCGATGTCATGTCCCTGCTCCGTACTGTGTGCCATCCCTGCCGACCCCACGGATCGTATCGTGGCGCGGCGTTGCGATCTTGACCCTGACATTACCGCCATGCTAAGCAGGTGCTCAGCACATTTTCGATCTCGCAATCGGGCGGCGGTACGGCTTGCCGCCGAACACCACCGGTAAAACCCAGCCCAGGGGGACGCACTCCGATGAGCAATTTCGACTCGATCGACTTCTTCACCGATCCGTCGCTGGTCCCAGATCCGCACCCGTACTTCGACTACCTGCGCAGCCAGAACCCGGTGCTGCGGCTGCCGCACTACGGCGTCGTCGCGATCACCGGCTACGAAGAGGCCACCGAGGTCTACAAGGACCCGGAGACGTTCTCCAACATCGTCGCCCTCGGCGGGCCCTTCCCGCCGCTGCCCTTCACGCCCGAAGGCGACGACATCAGCGCCCAGATCGATGCGCACCGCAGTTCGTTCCCGATGTTCGAGCACATGGTCACCATGGATCCGCCGGAGCACACCAAGGCCCGTTCGGTGCTGGCCAAACTGCTGACCCCGAGCCGGCTGAAGCAAAACGAGGAGTTCATGTGGCGCCTCGCCGACCGCCAGCTCGACGAGTTCCTACACAACGGTGAATGCGAGTTCATCGCCGAATACTCAAAGCCGTTCGCCACCTTGGTGATTGCCGACCTGCTCGGCGTGCCCGAGGAAGACCACACCCAGTTCCGCACCGTCTTGGGCGCCGACCGTCCCGGCGCGCGGGTGGGCGCCCTGGACCACGAGACGGTCGGCATCAACCCGCTGGAATGGCTCGACGACAAGTTCTGCAACTACATCGAGGAGCGGCGGCGCGAGCCGCGCGCGGACGTGCTGACCTTCCTGGCGGAGGCGAAATATCCGGACGGATCCACGCCCCCGGTCATCGAGGTCGTCCGCTCGGCGACGTTCCTGTTCGCCGCCGGTCAGGAGACCACCGCCAAGCTGCTCAGCGCGGCCCTGCAAGTGCTCGGCGACCGGCCCGACATCCAGCAACAGCTTCGGGAGGACCGCAGCCTCATCCCCGCATTCATCGAGGAGTCACTGCGGATGGAGAGCCCGGTGAAAAGCGATTCCCGCTTGGCGCGCAGGGCGACCGCCATCGGCGGCGTCGACATCCCCGCCGGCACGGTGGTGATGATCCTGCCCGGGGCCGCCAACCGCGACCCGCGCCGGTTCGAGAACCCACACGAATTCGACTTGCGGCGCAAGAACGTTCGCGAACACATGGCGTTCGCCCGTGGCGTCCACTCCTGTCCGGGCGGGCCGCTGGCCCGGGTCGAGGGACGGGTGTCGATCGAGCGCATCCTGGACCGGATGCCGCACATCGAGATCAACGAAACTCACCACGGTCCGGCCGGCGACCGCCGCTACACCTACGAGCCGACCTACATCTTGCGGGGGTTGAGCGAACTGCACCTGACGTTCACCACCGCGGACGCCGTCGCGCCGGTGGGCTGAATCAAACGGTCATCCCGATGAAGTAGCAGCCGAGCATCGCCGCGGCCATGATCACCACCCAGGCATCGGTGAGCCGGCACAGCAGCACCGGCGCGTTGCGCACCTCCATGAACTCGCGAAAAATGATGCGCACCTTGACGAGTGCGATCACGATGACGCTCGCGGTGACCACCGCGCCGGCCTTGCGGGATCCCCCGGCGGAATGATCTATCCCCAGGTAGGCCAGCGTCAGCGCCGACAGCACCAGCCAGACGATCATCAACCGCTTGTTGAATTTCACGCTCACCTCACCACATACAGCAACGCGAAGATGAGTACCCACAGGAAATCGACGGTGTGCCAATAGGTCGCGCAGGTTTCGACGAGCTCCTGCGAGCAGCGGGCCGGGCTGCGCAGCTGGTAGACGACGACGCCGAGCGCGACGAACCCGATCAGCAGATGCACGAAGTGGATGCCGGTGAGAAAGAAGTAGTAGGTGAAGAAGTCGTTGCTGTCCAACCCGTTTCCGGTGCGCACCAGCCGGGCCCACTCGAACACCTTGAAGAACAAAAACACCGCGGCGAAGGCGGCCGTGATGTACACGTCGCGCAGCGCCGCCCGGTAGACACCGGCCCGCGCCGACTGCACGCAGCGCGCCACCGACCACGAGCTCAGCAGCAGCACCAGGGTGTTGGACACGCCGATCCGCAGGTCCAGGTGCGCCTGGGAGTGCAGAAACAGCTCGGGGTTACGGGCGCGATAGAACAGGTAGAAACCGAAATACGCGGTGAAGACCAGGGTTTCGAACAGCACGAAGGCCCACATGTCCGGCTGCCCCGGCACGAACCGGGTTGTCGCGCGCCGCTCGGCCAGCTCGGTCATGACGTCACGCCCCTTTCCCTGGGCGCCGGATCGTCGGGCAGCGGGCCAGTGCCGAAATCCTCGCGGCGGATCATCTGGAACAGCATGACGATGAAAGTGACCTGGTAGATGCCGAACACGACCATGTCCAGCCACCAGGCGATCTGGCCGTCCCAGGCCAGCACGCTGCGCCGGAAGATCCAGCACGGCGCTACGACGACCTCGGTCAGCGCGTTGCACAGGTTGAGGTAGCCGAACCACTTGGGGAACACCCGGTTCTTGTCGAGCAGGATCGCGACCATCCAGATGAGCGAGCCGATCAGGAACACCCCCATGGTCCCGTCGAAAGACAGGAAGGCGAAATCGTAGAGCCAGCCGAGCACTTCGCGGTTCCGCTCGGGACGCAGTGTTCCGACGATCAGCGCGATGCACAGCAGCAACATGCCGGGGACCGCGGCCAGCGAGTAGATGACCAGGTACGAATAGCCGAAAGCGAGGCTGACGGACATGCGCCGCATGGAATACGCGATGAGGGCGTTGTTGACCGCGGTCATGCCGGTGATGGCGAAGATGACGCCGAAGCCGAACGGGATACCGACGCGGCGCTCGGAGAACCAATGTGCTTGGGTGGCAAGGTCCCACGTGGGCTGTGGTGGCGGCTGGACCTGCGCCACGATGAAGAACATCGGGAAGAACGCGGCGTAGAAGACGACGAGCACCGTCCACGCCAGCCACAGCTCCCGTTTGGGGCCATGCCTCAGCTGCCAGAAGATGCGCTGGTGCAGCGGGCCTGTGGACGTTGCCGGAGTCAGCACGGCGCTCATGCGCTCACCAATTCGTCTGCACGCCCGGTGTTTTCGGCGCGCTCCCGGTAGATCGCCCGCCCCAACACGACGCCCATCACGACGATCCACACCGCGATGGCGACGTTCTTCACCCAGAACGACAGCAAGCCGTCCCACGCCAGCGGGCCGGTCAGCGACACCCCGACGAAGGCCGCGGGCACCAGCGCGGCGGCCACCAGCAGGTTGAAGTGGGCCACCCAACGCGGGAACACCGGACGCGGCTGGTCATCGAAATAGATTGCCAGAGCGAAGATTACGCTTTGCCCGATCAAGAACGGCACCACGATGGTGAAGGTGATCCAGCCGAAGTCGTTGAGCAGCTGAGTCAGCTCGGGGCTGCGTTCCGGCCGGAACGCAGCCAGCAACCAGCAGACGTTGGCGACCAGGAACAGGGTCGGGCCGCCGGCCGCGCAGCCGAGCATGGCGTAGGAGAAGATCGGCGTCCGATGCGCCATGCGGCGGATCTGCAGCACGATCAGCGCCAGGATCGGTACCAGGCACACGCCGAACCAGTTGAAAAGGATCATGCTGTACCGGATTTCGGGCAGGTGGGCCGGATCGCGGTAGAACGCGGCAACCTGGTCGGCCGGCAGCGACGGTGACATCGGCGGATGGAAGCCCGGGAAGAGGCAAAACGAGGCGATCCACAGGACGAGGGCCACCGGCAGCGTCCAGAACAGGATCAACTCGCCGTCGACCCGGCGCGGCCCCCGCGCGTGGCCACCGTCGACGTCGGACATCGGTACTCCCTCCCGGACGAAGTCGGCCATTACTCGACTCGTCAGCGAAGCTAGCCGATCGGCTAGCCTCGGTCAATAGTCGTCGTCTAGTCTCGGTGCGTGGGCACAGCACGGCAGGCGGTCAGCGATGAGCAGTTCTGGCTCGTCGAGCACAGCCCTGCCCGGACGCGGGTGCTCGACGCCGCCCTGGATCTGTTCGCCGCGAACGGTGTCAGCGGTACGTCGCTGCAGATGATCGCCGACGCGGTCGGCATCACGAAAGCCGCTGTCTACCACCAGTTCCGAACCAAGGAGCAGATCGTCATCGCCGTGACCGAGCGAGAACTGGGCCGGCTGGTGCCGGCGCTCGAGGAGGCCGAAGCGCACGATGACGGGCCGCAAGCCCGGGACGCCTTGTTGGTGCGGGTGATCGAGATGGCGGTTCGTGACCGCCGATTGGTGCGCACGCTGCAGTTCGATCCCGTGGTCGTCCGGTTGCTGGCCGAGCACGAGCCGTTTCAACGGTTCATGGATCGCCTGTATCGGGTGCTGCTGAGCGATGCGGGTCTCGACGGGCGGATCGAGGCCGCCATGTTCTCGGGAGCGCTCAGCACCGCGGTCATGCATCCGCTGGTCGTCGACATCGACGACGAGACATTGCTGGACCGGGTCACCGATCTAAGCCGCCGCCTGCTCGGCCTGCCTCGCAAGCCCGTCGAGTAACGCGGCTACGTGTCGGCGCGGATCCAGCTCATGATGCCGTCGTGCGGATAACACACCAGGAACAGACCGTCGGGCGCCTGCGCGACGTAGTTCTGGTAGTTCTGGCACTCGGTGTTTTCTTCCTTGACTCCCGCCATCGGCGGTGACCGGAACCATCGGGGCTGGTATCTCCTCGGCGAGCCGCAGAACATCAGCCGTCCCGGCTGCGCGCCGGGGGGTACGACGCTGTCATCGACACCGAAGACGTAATAGGTGGTGTTATCGCATGGAGCGCCCAGAACCTGGTGCGGCATGATGCCCGGAGTGCAGGCGGGGTAGTCGCACACAGTCGGCCCCGCCAAGGACGGTGGCGCCGCCAGCACGCCCGCGCAGAGCAACGCAGCAACCAGGGCCACGATTGATCGCACCCGATTACTCTGCCACACCTGAAAAGAAAATTCTCCTGCTTGGAGAAGATGACGCGGGACCGGTCGCCGTCACCGTCGCGCCGCAGCCGACGCCAGTGCGTCCCACGCGCGGTGCAGTGCGCATTTCCGCATGTGAGAGCCCCCCGGGAAGCCGGCCGACGAGGGCGTCGAGCTCAGGCCCGAGTGATAAGCTGCTTCTCCGTGCACCATCCGGAGGGGACTGACGCCGACCGGTTCGACGCCGCCTCGACGCCCACCCCGGAAGTGGACGCCGAAGACGAAGTCGCTAAGGCCGAGGCGCGCGCCGAAGCGGCGCGGGAACGCCTGTCGAGGCTGCGCGCAGCGGCCGGAACCAGCGGCGACGACGCCGCCGAAGACGTCGAACAGCGTGCCACGAAGTCGGCCCGGGGCCGGCTGCGCCTCCCGCGGCGCCCCGGACGGCCGCGCTGGCTCCGCCTTCCGGGGCGCAGGGCAATCGCCGCCGGCGCCGGAATCCTGCTCGCCTCGGCATCGCTCGGCGCGAGCGGCTACATGGTCTGGCAACACCGGGTCGCCGCACACAACCGGCAGCTGTCGGACGAGTACGCCGCCGCGGCCCGGCAAGATGTCGTGCTGCTGATGTCGCTGAACGCCCAGCACGCCAGGGAGGACATCCAGCGCGTCATCGACGCCTGCACCGGCGATCTCAAGAAGCAATTGGAAGCGACGTCGGGCCTCATGTTGCAAAAGGCAGAGGAGTCGAAGGCCAGCAGCAAGGCAACCGTGGAAGCCGTCGGCGTCGAGTCGATGAGTCACGACTCGGCGGTCGTGCTGGTCGCGGCGAAAACCGATGTCACCAACGCGGACAACACGAACCGGCCACCCGTCGTGTGGCGGATCAGCGTTGGCCTCACGCGCGACGGCGGTCAGCTCAAAATGTCGAAAGTCGATTTCCTGCAATGACTGTCGAGCATGGTTCGTCGCTGGACGACGTGGAGACCACCGACAGGACGGATCGCCGTCCGCGGGATCTGCTCGCGCCGGCAGGCTTGCCACCATCAAGCTCTGGGCCGGCCGGTGCGCGGCGCGGTGGCGTTCCATCGTCGCGACGGCGTTGGTCGCCGGCGCGGTCGGCGTCACCGTCAGCCTGTACTTCGTTCTGTACCGGCCGGATCAGCGCGTCGGCGACGCGGCGGCACACCGGGCAGTGCAAGCGGCGTCGGACGGTGCCGCGGCGGTGCTGTCCTATGCGCCCGAAAGCTTGAACCGTGATTTCGCGAAGGCGCAGTCGTATCTCACCGGTGATTTTCTCGCCTACTACACCAAGTTCACCGAGCAGATCGCGGCGCTGGCGCAGCAGAAGCAGGTCACCGAAACCGCGAAGGTGGTGCGGGCCGCCGTCTCGGAGTTGCATCCGGACTCGGCCGTCGTACTGGTGTTCATCAACCAGACGGCCACCAGCAAGCAGAAGCCCGAACCGCAGACGACCGCGAGCAGCGCCCGCGTGACGTTGACGAAAGTCAAGGGTTCCTGGCTGATCTCGAAGTTGGATCCGCTGTCGTGACCGCGTCCGTCTTTGGCTCAATCGATTCCGCGCCGCCGGCTCCGGTGTTATTCTCAGCCCGCGAGAACGCCGGCAACCGATGCCGAAAAGCTGCCGTAGGCACTGTCGGTTCATTCCCGCCGAGGAGCACCTGATGCGTTCAGTTCGAACTCTCACCACCGCAACGCTGGTCGCTGCCACCGCATTCGGCGGTCTCGGCGCCGCGGCCACAGCCGGGGCGACAACCAAGGAAGAAGTGGCCGTAAACGGAACGTTCCGCGCCACGTCCATCGGCGACTGGGCCCAGCGCAACGACCAGTACTTCGAAGAGCCGACGGTCGTCCAGACCTGGACCATCAGCTCGACGTGCGACACCTTTCAGGAATGCCATGGCACGGTGACCAGCGACCTGGGATGGACTGCCCCCCTTTATATGAGCGACGGGCAGATGTGGAAGGTGAAACACGAGGTGCCGAATTGGGAGCGGTGCGAGGACGGCACCGCGTTCACCGGGCAGCAGACCTTCTATTTCTACCCGGTGAACGAATACGGCGGCTATCAGCTCGGGTCATCGACCTTCGCCGGAAAGGACAAGACGGTCGGCCCGAGCGGCGCGTGCGGGCAAAACCAGTGGCTCGATATCGCGATGCCGCTGCGCCTGGACAAGCTGAGCTGAGCGAGCACCGCGGCGCCAATACGCTTACCCTGCACTGCTTTTGGTGCGTAGCGCCTTGACCGCTGCGCGGTGTTACGTGGGCAGCATGTCCTTCCATGTCTTGGGCGCTTTCTGGGTCACCAAATCCGACTGCTGATACAGCTTTCCGTCCGGCCCGACGTAACGACCGGTGCGCGGATCGTATTTGGCCACCACGACCGACGGCGCCGGCTTGGATGCCTTGCCTGCGAACGCGCTTGGCGCGGCCTGGGGCGCTGCGCCGTCGACCTGATCCGGTGCCGCGGGCGCCGGCGGTGGCGGGGGCGGCGGGGGAAGTTCCGTCGGCGTCGGGACGTCGAGCGGCGCTATGGGCGGCAGGTCGGCCGACATTCTCGACATGGGCGCCAGCGCCGGTGGTCCCGACGACGGCACCGGCGGCACGGCCGCCCCGACCGAACCCGGTGGCGGATTCTCCCCTCGAGGCCCAGCCGGCGCACCGCGCGGCACGGCCCCCGGCGGCAGCGGCGTCCCCTCGACGGGTCCGAAGATCCTGTCGTTGACGGTGACCCGGTCATCGGGCGGGACGCCCTGGGCAAGCAGATTCGGATCCAGTGGGTAGGGACCCAGGACATGCTGTTTCATCGCCAGCGGCATGAAAGGCTGGTCGCTGTTGCAGATTTCGACGGTGGGCGCCCGCTTGCCCGGGTGCCCCATGCAGGGATAGTTGCGGGCACCGCGGACCGAGAGCGGCGAATCCTGCGGGAGTTTGCAATACAACCCGTCCGGCGTGTCGATGTCACTGAGGTCGTCCGGGGATCGCCAGGTGTTGGGAGGCATGAAGCCGACGGTGCAGATCGGCGGGTCGTCGATCGTCAGCGCGAAGTCACCCTGGGCGGTGCCCTCGGGATGGTTCGGGGCCGCGGCCGCCTGCTCGATGGCAACCGCGGACGGCAGCAACACCAGCAGTTGCTCGAGCGAAGGATGGTAGGTGATGCCGATCTGACCGATGGTGGTCAGGTTGGCGAGCAGCACCGGCAGGGTCGGCTTGATCTGATCGAGCAGTCGCG encodes the following:
- a CDS encoding MCE family protein produces the protein MLTRFVRIQLAIFLIAGTIGVISMVLFYIQAPTLLGIGRMTVTLELPATGGLYRFSNVTYRGVQLGKVTAVGLTPSGVKATLSLSTSPKVPADLTAEVLSVSAVGEQYVDLRPRTNSPPYLHDGSVIAMRDTKIPQPVGPMLDQVNALVQSIPKTKLGQLLDESFQGFNGSGYDLGSLIDSSQTLSRDANGVVDRTRALTEDTGPLLDTQAQTTDSIRTWARSFAGISDVMVNNDSHFRTILEKGPETANEASRLLDQIKPTLPVLLANLTTIGQIGITYHPSLEQLLVLLPSAVAIEQAAAAPNHPEGTAQGDFALTIDDPPICTVGFMPPNTWRSPDDLSDIDTPDGLYCKLPQDSPLSVRGARNYPCMGHPGKRAPTVEICNSDQPFMPLAMKQHVLGPYPLDPNLLAQGVPPDDRVTVNDRIFGPVEGTPLPPGAVPRGAPAGPRGENPPPGSVGAAVPPVPSSGPPALAPMSRMSADLPPIAPLDVPTPTELPPPPPPPPAPAAPDQVDGAAPQAAPSAFAGKASKPAPSVVVAKYDPRTGRYVGPDGKLYQQSDLVTQKAPKTWKDMLPT
- a CDS encoding cytochrome P450, with translation MSNFDSIDFFTDPSLVPDPHPYFDYLRSQNPVLRLPHYGVVAITGYEEATEVYKDPETFSNIVALGGPFPPLPFTPEGDDISAQIDAHRSSFPMFEHMVTMDPPEHTKARSVLAKLLTPSRLKQNEEFMWRLADRQLDEFLHNGECEFIAEYSKPFATLVIADLLGVPEEDHTQFRTVLGADRPGARVGALDHETVGINPLEWLDDKFCNYIEERRREPRADVLTFLAEAKYPDGSTPPVIEVVRSATFLFAAGQETTAKLLSAALQVLGDRPDIQQQLREDRSLIPAFIEESLRMESPVKSDSRLARRATAIGGVDIPAGTVVMILPGAANRDPRRFENPHEFDLRRKNVREHMAFARGVHSCPGGPLARVEGRVSIERILDRMPHIEINETHHGPAGDRRYTYEPTYILRGLSELHLTFTTADAVAPVG
- a CDS encoding cytochrome c oxidase subunit 3 family protein, with amino-acid sequence MTELAERRATTRFVPGQPDMWAFVLFETLVFTAYFGFYLFYRARNPELFLHSQAHLDLRIGVSNTLVLLLSSWSVARCVQSARAGVYRAALRDVYITAAFAAVFLFFKVFEWARLVRTGNGLDSNDFFTYYFFLTGIHFVHLLIGFVALGVVVYQLRSPARCSQELVETCATYWHTVDFLWVLIFALLYVVR
- a CDS encoding TetR/AcrR family transcriptional regulator produces the protein MGTARQAVSDEQFWLVEHSPARTRVLDAALDLFAANGVSGTSLQMIADAVGITKAAVYHQFRTKEQIVIAVTERELGRLVPALEEAEAHDDGPQARDALLVRVIEMAVRDRRLVRTLQFDPVVVRLLAEHEPFQRFMDRLYRVLLSDAGLDGRIEAAMFSGALSTAVMHPLVVDIDDETLLDRVTDLSRRLLGLPRKPVE
- a CDS encoding cytochrome C oxidase subunit IV family protein — translated: MSVKFNKRLMIVWLVLSALTLAYLGIDHSAGGSRKAGAVVTASVIVIALVKVRIIFREFMEVRNAPVLLCRLTDAWVVIMAAAMLGCYFIGMTV
- a CDS encoding TetR/AcrR family transcriptional regulator — its product is MTSASSGASSGASSGARRIGAPDAKNRGLLLDAAERLMLEEGYAAVTSRRLASRAGLKPQLVHYYFRTMEELFLEVFRRRAEEGLAVQAQALQSDQPLWAVWRFGTDPAFTQISMEFMALANHRKDMRAEIAYYAERFRDEQQRAVAAALERYGVQNRDVPPVVWTVLMTSLSRFLVLEQAIGMSSGHAETVQLVESYLRRLEGEPKPIAGVPSSWTVHQGRIEQSTPLGPSLDTTTAPSTVRSQ